TCGACTCTCCCACGGAGCACTGACACCGCCTTCGCACGGGCCTCAGTTGATCCGGAACGGCCCGGTACCGGGATCAGTGCCCGTGGCACCCGAGGGAACAAGTCGGGCACGGGCGCCCGAACACCGCCGTCAGCGACGCCGCATGACCACCCTGCTGCCGACCAGCCGGTCGTGCAGGCTCTGCTTCTTCTCGCTGAGGTTGGTCGCCGTCGCGTTGGCTACCAGGAACACCGGCACCGCGTTCACCGCGATGTTGCTCAGGTGGCGCACACATGTCGCGCTCGCACATCGCGCACATCGGGGCGGGGCGCCGCAGACCGGCCTGTTGCCACAATCGCGCCAACTCGGCCCCCGTACGTGCGATCTTGCTGCCGTCCCGGGACCGCTCATCCTTGCCGCCCATCATGATCCTTCCCGGCAGAGACCACGTCTCACGCCAGACCGGTCACACCGGGCTTACACGATCTTCCTGACAGCCCCCCTTCGGGACGTTCGGACGGGCCACCCGCCAGGGCGAGTTGCCCTCGCCGGCGCCGTCGGACGTCTCGGCGACCGGACCCCACGGCAGCTGACGGGGTCCGGTCCGTGACGTACGGCACATCCAGCGCCGTGATGTTTGGCATTTCCGCTGCGCTGTACAGGAGGCCATCCCCGAGAGGGATGGGTTATTTGTGAAAGTTCTCTAGGGGTGGGGCATTTGAGTCGCAGGACGACCCATGCGTACAAGCCGCTGAGTCTGAAGCGGAGAACGTGGTTGACCATCGGGGCGGTCGTACTCGGGGTGCGGGGGCGGTGACGTACGCCATCGCCGACCCCGGTTCCGACCAGGCCGCTGATGTCGCCCGCAGCAAGCGGCCCGTGAAGGTTCATGACCTTGCGATGAAGGCCACCGGAACGGGCAAGCTGGAGCTCGCGAAGACCGGCACCGAGGCCTTCTCCCTTCTCGGGGTCTCCTGGACGGAGGACGCCAAGCGGCTCAAGGGGACCGCCCAGGTACGTACCCGCAGCGTCGAGACCGGGGAGTGGTCCGGGTGGCAGAACCTGGACGTCGACGAGGCCCATCCCGTCGACCGGGCCGAGCCCGGTGCCCAGGACGCCCATGGCGGTTCCGAGCCGCTCTGGGTCGGGCCGTCCGACGGCGTCGAGGCTCGCGTCGTCGCTGCCGACGGATCCGGGAGCACCGGATTGCCCAAGGGCCTTGAAGTCAACCTTGTCGACCCGGGCGTGACGGCCGCCGAGGCCAAGAACAAGGCGCTCGACACTTCCGGCGAAGGCGGAGCGGGCACGGGCACCAACACCGGCACCGGCTCCGACATGGACGCCGCCGCCTTCGTCGCCGAGGACCCGAGCGCATCGCCCTCCGACCCCGGTTCGGCCTCGCCGTCGGAGTCCCCGGTCCCGACCGCCGAGCCCTCGCCCACCGACACGCCCACCGACACTCCCACCGAGACGCCCGCGGTCACCGACTCCCCGTCGGCCTCGGCGTCCCCCAGCGAGAGCACCAGCCCGTCCCCGACCGAGAGCACGAGCCCGTCCCCGAGCCCGACGGTCCCCACCGCCCCGCCCTCCACCGTCCGCCAGCCGCCCGTCATCTCCCGCGCCCAGTGGGGCGCCGACGAGTCGACGGTCGACGATCCGGCGGAGTACATCGACAAGGTCAGCGCGGTCTTCGTCCACCACACGGCCGGTACGAACAACTACAGCTGCGCGGAGTCGGCACAGCTGGTGCGCGGCATCATGGCGTACCACATCCAGGTCGAGGGGTGGAACGACCTCGGCTACAACTTCCTGGTCGACAAGTGCGGCCAGGTCTTCGAGGGCCGCGCGGGCGGCATCGACCTGCCGGTGCGCGGCGCGCACACGTTCGGCTTCAACGCCGACTCGGCGGGCATCGCCGTCCTCGGCGACTTCGAGGGCAACCCGAACGCCACCCCGCCGAAGCCCGCGGGCAAGCCGACCAGGGCGACCTTGGAGTCCGTGGCGCGCGTCGCGGCCTGGAAGCTCGGCCAGTACGGGGGCAACCCGACCGGCAAGGTCACGCTGACCGCCGCCGCCGACACGGGCGTGTGGAAGGCAGGCGAGCAGGCCACGCTCTCCACTGTCTCCGGTCACCGCGACGCCTTCGCGACCGCCTGCCCGGGCCAGAACCTCTACGGCAAGCTCGCCGAGATCCGCCGGTACGCGGCGAGCGCCGGCAAGAACTCCGCGATCCCGACCGCCGACGTCAACCGCGACGGCATCAGCGACCTCGTCGCCGGTACGCCCGGGGCATCGGGCGGCGTCGGCAGCGTCACCCTCGTGCCGGGCGGCCTCAACGGCCCGGTCCCGGCGTCGAAGAGGACGCTCACCCAGAGCAGCCCGGGCGTCCCCGGCGACTCCGAGGCGGGCGACAACTGGGGCGCCGCCACCGCGTGGGGCGACATCAACGGCGACGGCAACGCGGACCTCGCGGTCGGCGCTCCCGGCGAGGACGACACCAGCGGCCACGCCGACCGCGGCTCGGTCACCGTCCTGTACGGCCCTGCCCTCAACTCCGGTTTCTCGTACGCCACTTCGGGCGTCACGTCGACCGGCGCCAAGCTCGGCTCGGCCGTCACGGCCGGCGACTTCAACGCCGACGGCAAGGCGGACGTCTTCGCCGCCGGCACCGGCAAGGGCGGCCACTGGAACGCGCGCCTGACCGACGGCGCCACCCAGACCGGCACCCTCACCACCTCGACGAGCGCGATCGCGTACCCCGACGCCACCACCGGCGACTTCAACCGGGACGGCTACGCGGACGTGGCGCTCAACTACCGTGATGCGGGCGGCATCGGCCGGGTCACCTGGTTCAAGGGCGGCGCCTCGGGCCTGACCAAGGTGTCCACGCTCAGCGTGAAGGGCGGCCGCTCCATCGCCGCGGGCGACGTCAACGGCAACGGCTACGACGACCTCGTCATCGGCCAGCCGTACACCTCCGAGTCCGGCGCGGTCTCCGGCGGCCAGGTCACGATGGTCCCCGGCACCTCCACCGGCTTCACCACCACCGGCATGGCGACGATCCAGCAGGACACCTCGGGCGTTCCGGGTGCCAACGAGTCCGGCGACGCGCTGGGATCCTCCGTCTCCGTCGGCGACTACAACCTCGACGGTTACGCGGACGTCCTCGCGGGTGCCCCGAACGAGGACATCACCCGGGACGCGGTCAACCGCTCCAACCCCGGCACCGCGATCCTCCTCAAGGGCACCTCAGCCGGCCTCACCGGCTCCGGCGCGATCGCCGTCTCGCAGGACACCTCCGGCGTCCCCGGCAGCACGGAGACCGACGACAAACTCGGCTCGGCCGTCTCCCTCACCGACCTGACCGGGTACGGGCGCACCGACCTGACCCTGGGCACCGAGGGCGAGGACGCCGGCGACGGCATCCTGCTGTACGTACCCAGCAACAGCACGGGCCTGGGCCTGACCCAGACGGCGATCCTCAGCAAGTCCCAGCTCGGTACGGCGACGAGGGCGCGCCTGGGGCAGCTGCTCACCCCGTAGGTGTGACGGACACGGCGCCCCGTGCGCTGGGGGAGTGTGGATGTTTTCCGGCCACGGCCGGAAAACATTCGCGCCCCCCGGTCCTCCCGCCGCGCCGCTCCGACTCCCCCCGGGACCGCCGCGGCGGGTGGGCCACCACACGGCCGAGACCTCTTACCACTGCATGAGGTCTCGGCCGTTGCGCGTTCACTACCGTGTGGCTTCCCGGCACAGCAACCGCAGGGAACCGTCACCCGCGTAGCAGCGGCGTGCCTCGTCGATCGGGTCCCACAGCCGTCCGTCCGGGGTACGCAGCCAGTGGTCGCCGCCCGTCTCCCACCACTCGGCGCCGGTTTGGCGGGCGATGACCTCACCGGCGTACGCGCCGAATCCGCGCAGCACGGCCTCGACGGCGGCGTACGGCGCCCCCTCCCGGCGTATCTCCTCGATCAGCCGGTCGACGCGCCACAGGCTCTGCGCCGAGTAGTCGAGGCGCAGCCGGGCGCCCTCGCGCATCGCCACGACGGCGTCACCGGCCCAGCGCACGGGCTTCGTCGCAGCTACGGGCCTGGTTGCTTGAGTTGCGTTCACACTCCGTAGAGCGTGTGGGGGGCGGGATTCGTCACGCGCCCGAGCCGTGTTCGCGACACCGGCTCACGACCCCCATCTCCACCCCAGGACGGTCACAGGAACCACTCAGGGAATCAGGTTTGCGCCCGGCCCTGTCCGACTCTCCCCCGCGGCGTGTTCACGCCCTCCCCCGCGCCCTGCGCGACACCACCGCCCGCAGCACGCGCCGGCCCTCCGTCGACACCTCCAGGGCCGGCCGCAGCCCGCCCGCGCCACGGTCGGCGAGGAGTTCCAGGATGGCGACCTGGCGGCGCAGTTCGGCGGCGACCAGCGGCGACATGCCGTCCGTACGGCCCTCGCGACGGGCCGTCAGACAGGACTCGCCGTCGTCGGCGTGGTCGAGGAGCCGGTGTATCTGGAGGGCCGCCACCGAGCAGGCGTCGGCCCAGCCGCGCATGTCGGCGGCGGAGGGCTCGGCGGGGACTGCGGCGAGCATCCGGCGGGCGAGTACGGCGGCCTCGTCCTCGTCGGTCACGGGCGGCTCGGGGTCGTCCGTGTCCAGCTCGACGCGTGCCTGCTCCAGGCGTTCGCCCCACGCGTTCCCGTCCGCCAGGCTCGTCCACAGGGGCCGCAGGATCTCGTCGTCACCGCCCAGCAGAGGCACGCACCGATCCAAACAAGCCAGACCGCTTGCTGCCAGACCGCGCTCGTCGGCCTGTGCGATCAGTTCCACCAGGCTCATCACGCCTCCTCGAACTCCTCGAACTCCGTCGACAGGCTGCGTGTTTCTAACGGAGCCCGCACCTTCCCTTACTGCGTGCGACGGACCAGGAGTGTCACAGCGGCACCACACCGAGCCGGTCGAGGAACCGGAAGAAGAGGTTTTCGGCCACAGGGTCGGGATCCGCGGCCAGTACGTCGAGGAGCGGCTCGGCGCTGACGGTGTGCCCGGCCTCGGCGGCCCAGGCGACGGCCCGGTCGGCGGCGTCGGCCGGTTCCAGGAAGTAGTCGTCGACGCCGAGTCCGTCCTCGCCGCCGACGTACCCGGCCATCGCGTCCCGCGCCAGACACGTCGTCCACGTGCCGCTGCGGGGCGCGGCCGCTTCGACGGCCACGCAGTCGCTGTCCATGACGTACCCGAAGAGCGCGGGCGCGCCGGTCTCCTGGGCGAGCGTGTTCATGTTCCCGATGTCGCCGTCGCCGCTCGCGTACTCCCAGACCTGCCAGCCGTCGGGCGCCATGGTCCGGGGCACCATGCCCCGCGCGCCCGCCAGCGCCTCCAGCTCCGCGAGCGGCCGCTCACTTCTGCCCACGACGTAGTACCCCCAGTAGCCCATGCCGCTTCCCCCTGGGTGTCGGTTCGGCTTGTGCTTCGGCTCGGGCCGAATACACCACAAGGGTGCGGGGGTTGGCCAGGGAACGGACGAATCGGCCCAGGGCCGCGGAGATGCGGGCGGGATTCGCTGTTCCCGTCAGGCAGGATTCGCCAACAGCGTCGCCATGCGCCGGGGCCCGAGAAGGCCGCGACACAGTCACGCCGGCCAGATCGAACCCCGGAGGCCTCATGCGCCGCCGCGGGCCCCTACGGTGTTCTCGTTGATGACCTCGACCACGCACTTCGCCCGAGCGGCGCGGGCGCCGTCCTTGATGCGGCCGTCGCTGGTGACCAGCGGGACCGCGTACCCTTCGGCGATAGCCACGTACGTCGCGTCGTACGCGGTCAGGTTCGGCCTCAGCTCCCGAACCCGCGCCAGAAACGGCACGTGCTCCGACCGCCGGATCGGTAGTGCCGCGAACTCGGTCATCGCATCGTCCAGCTGGACGTCACTCAGCTTCCGTCCGCGGTGCCTGCCGAGCAGCGCCGAGGCGACCTCCACGTCGACCAGGTACGGAGCCAGGAGTCGCTCGCCACTGACGCGTTCACGCACCCGTTCGCCGACTGGTCCTGCGTCTGCCACGAGCATGACCAGCGCTCCGGCGTCGATGACGATCACTCGTAACGCCGGCCCTCGTTGATATCCCGGAGCACCTCGTCGGTGGAGAGACGGGCAGTGGCACGCTCACGGATGCGCTCCAGTACATCCTCCAACGACGGCGTGGCCGCCTCCTGCTCAAGCAGGGCACGGGCGTAAGCCTGCAAGGACTGCCTGTTCCTGGCCGCCCTTATCTTCAGCTCGGTGAGCGCTTCCTCGGACAGATCACGCACATACAGAGTCGCCATGCATCCACTTTAGTCGCAATGCCAGCATTCTGCTGGCAGAGTCCCAACCCGGCCGACCCGCCCACCTCACCGCCGCTGGTCCGCCCACCTCACCCCCGCTGGCCTGCCGACCTCACTACCGCCGGAACCACCGGCCTCAACCCAGCCGGTCCGCCAGCGTCTTGAACTCCACCCACGACAGCCCCGGCCGCTCCGGATTCCACAGCTTCTGCACCGTCGCGCGCAGCGGCATCCGAATCCCCGCCGCCACCTGATCCTGGGTCTGCGCGCCCGAGAGGTCGGCCCAGACCGCGAAGACCCCGCCAAGGATCTGGGCGTCGTACTGCGTGGGAACCGCCGTCGTGCCGCGCACCACGAGCGGGGTCCACTGCTCGTAGATGCGCTGACCGGTCGGATAGACGAAGGTCTGCGGCTGCCCGAGGACGTAGTAGAGGAATTCGTCGTTGTAGTTGATGAGCTCGCGCCCCGCGCTCAGGTACTCGACCGGCTGCCGGGCCCCGATCTCCTTGCCCGTCCAGTACGCCACCTGCAGATCGGCGTCCGCCTGGACCTCGCCCCCGCGGAAGAACCCGTCGTTCCACGCCCGCGGAGTCCGGTCGTGCCCGCGCACCACGGCCGCGCGGTCGTTGAGCCAGCCGGTCGCCAGATCGGCGACGGTCGCCCCGGAGCCGTACGCGGCCTGGGCCGCGGTCGCCAGCTGCGGATACGACGCCTCCGGGTTCGCCACCGTCAGCGCCTGGTACTCGTCGCCGCCGAGATGCCAGAAGGCGCCGGGGAAGAGACCCGCGTACTCATTGAGCAGTTCGTCGATGAGGTCCGCCGCGGCGGGCTTCGAGATGTCGACGGCCCCGCGCGTGGCGACCCCCGACACATTGCGCAGTTGGAGGTCGGGATGCGCGGCGATGACGGCGCCCAGGTGGCCGGGTGAGTCGATCTCGGGCACGACGGTGATGTGCCGGCTCTTCGCGAGGTCGATGATCCTGCGCACCTCCGCCTTGCTGAGGTGCTGCTTCGACACGATCTCGGGGTGCGTGTCGGACTGGATACGGAACCCCTGGTCGTCGGAGAAGTGCAGCCCGAGCTGGTTGAACTTCAGGTCGCCCAGCTCCCGGACCCGGTCCTCGATCCAGTCCGCCGTGAAGTGCTTGCGCGCGATGTCGAGCATGAGTCCGCGCTGCGCCTTCGCGGGCCGGTCGCGTACGACACCCTCGGGGGCCGTACCGCCTCCGTGCACCTCCTGCTTCAGGGTGCGCGTGCCGTAGAAGACGCCTGCGTCACTCGGACCGGTGATCGTGACCCGCCCGTTCCTGACGGTCAGGGTGTACGACTCCGCTCCCCCGCTCCCTTCGTCGAGCCCCAGCGCGACATCGCCGTCCCGGGCGCCCGTCTGCCCCGCGTACGTCAGATTGAGCTCCCCCGCGAGCAGCCGCCCCTCGTCGGCGAGGTCCGCGTCGGACACGACCACCCGGGCGCCGGTGACGGGGCGCCATCCGGGTCCCCGGGCCGGGGTGTGCTCGCGTACGGCCGGGATGGTGCGCGGGGTCCGGGAGAGGGAATACGTCCGAGTCGGTGAAGGAGGGTCGGTCACGGCCGCCTTGTGGCCGGGCACCGACGCCCCCGTGGAATCGCCTCCGCCCGAGGGCCACACGGCGACGGCCACGGCAGTGGCGATACCGGTCACGGCCACAGCCGCCCCCGCCGCCAGGGCCCCCCGCTTCCGCCGAGCGGGCACGCGCCGCCTTCTGTTGGCCTTCCGCATCTGGCCCTCACACCCTCACGCTGTTAAGCCGTCACGCCGTCACGTTGGTATGCATCTCCGCG
This genomic interval from Streptomyces dengpaensis contains the following:
- a CDS encoding type II toxin-antitoxin system VapC family toxin; this encodes MIVIDAGALVMLVADAGPVGERVRERVSGERLLAPYLVDVEVASALLGRHRGRKLSDVQLDDAMTEFAALPIRRSEHVPFLARVRELRPNLTAYDATYVAIAEGYAVPLVTSDGRIKDGARAARAKCVVEVINENTVGARGGA
- a CDS encoding FitA-like ribbon-helix-helix domain-containing protein; protein product: MATLYVRDLSEEALTELKIRAARNRQSLQAYARALLEQEAATPSLEDVLERIRERATARLSTDEVLRDINEGRRYE
- a CDS encoding beta-N-acetylhexosaminidase, producing the protein MRKANRRRRVPARRKRGALAAGAAVAVTGIATAVAVAVWPSGGGDSTGASVPGHKAAVTDPPSPTRTYSLSRTPRTIPAVREHTPARGPGWRPVTGARVVVSDADLADEGRLLAGELNLTYAGQTGARDGDVALGLDEGSGGAESYTLTVRNGRVTITGPSDAGVFYGTRTLKQEVHGGGTAPEGVVRDRPAKAQRGLMLDIARKHFTADWIEDRVRELGDLKFNQLGLHFSDDQGFRIQSDTHPEIVSKQHLSKAEVRRIIDLAKSRHITVVPEIDSPGHLGAVIAAHPDLQLRNVSGVATRGAVDISKPAAADLIDELLNEYAGLFPGAFWHLGGDEYQALTVANPEASYPQLATAAQAAYGSGATVADLATGWLNDRAAVVRGHDRTPRAWNDGFFRGGEVQADADLQVAYWTGKEIGARQPVEYLSAGRELINYNDEFLYYVLGQPQTFVYPTGQRIYEQWTPLVVRGTTAVPTQYDAQILGGVFAVWADLSGAQTQDQVAAGIRMPLRATVQKLWNPERPGLSWVEFKTLADRLG
- a CDS encoding FG-GAP-like repeat-containing protein codes for the protein MTYAIADPGSDQAADVARSKRPVKVHDLAMKATGTGKLELAKTGTEAFSLLGVSWTEDAKRLKGTAQVRTRSVETGEWSGWQNLDVDEAHPVDRAEPGAQDAHGGSEPLWVGPSDGVEARVVAADGSGSTGLPKGLEVNLVDPGVTAAEAKNKALDTSGEGGAGTGTNTGTGSDMDAAAFVAEDPSASPSDPGSASPSESPVPTAEPSPTDTPTDTPTETPAVTDSPSASASPSESTSPSPTESTSPSPSPTVPTAPPSTVRQPPVISRAQWGADESTVDDPAEYIDKVSAVFVHHTAGTNNYSCAESAQLVRGIMAYHIQVEGWNDLGYNFLVDKCGQVFEGRAGGIDLPVRGAHTFGFNADSAGIAVLGDFEGNPNATPPKPAGKPTRATLESVARVAAWKLGQYGGNPTGKVTLTAAADTGVWKAGEQATLSTVSGHRDAFATACPGQNLYGKLAEIRRYAASAGKNSAIPTADVNRDGISDLVAGTPGASGGVGSVTLVPGGLNGPVPASKRTLTQSSPGVPGDSEAGDNWGAATAWGDINGDGNADLAVGAPGEDDTSGHADRGSVTVLYGPALNSGFSYATSGVTSTGAKLGSAVTAGDFNADGKADVFAAGTGKGGHWNARLTDGATQTGTLTTSTSAIAYPDATTGDFNRDGYADVALNYRDAGGIGRVTWFKGGASGLTKVSTLSVKGGRSIAAGDVNGNGYDDLVIGQPYTSESGAVSGGQVTMVPGTSTGFTTTGMATIQQDTSGVPGANESGDALGSSVSVGDYNLDGYADVLAGAPNEDITRDAVNRSNPGTAILLKGTSAGLTGSGAIAVSQDTSGVPGSTETDDKLGSAVSLTDLTGYGRTDLTLGTEGEDAGDGILLYVPSNSTGLGLTQTAILSKSQLGTATRARLGQLLTP